Proteins from one Candidatus Methylomirabilota bacterium genomic window:
- a CDS encoding MOSC domain-containing protein produces MNKTTTTGIFKEPVAVRVMLRTLSLDGDGQADLKNHGGIYKAAYTYSFENYDYWQRELGRTDFTFGQFGENFTVEGMLDDAIHVGDVFTVGSAVVEVTQPRVPCFKLGIKMGMAQFPKVFLASGRPGFYLRVVEEGEVGAGDVLARVKTDPERMTVQEVCHLLYLDQKNLVGAKKALRIQALSPGWRGSFEERLTKAGVPIEHGEEAKEGEKCCGP; encoded by the coding sequence ATGAATAAGACGACCACGACAGGTATTTTCAAGGAACCCGTGGCCGTCCGGGTCATGCTGCGCACACTCAGTCTGGATGGGGATGGCCAAGCGGACTTGAAAAACCACGGCGGGATCTACAAGGCAGCCTACACCTATTCGTTCGAGAACTACGACTACTGGCAGCGCGAACTCGGGCGAACGGATTTCACGTTTGGCCAGTTCGGAGAGAATTTCACTGTCGAGGGCATGCTGGATGACGCGATTCACGTCGGTGACGTGTTTACCGTAGGCAGCGCGGTGGTCGAGGTCACGCAACCGCGCGTTCCCTGTTTCAAGCTAGGGATCAAGATGGGAATGGCACAATTCCCCAAGGTGTTCTTGGCGAGCGGTCGGCCGGGTTTTTACCTTCGGGTCGTGGAAGAGGGCGAGGTCGGCGCGGGCGATGTCCTGGCCCGAGTCAAGACTGACCCCGAACGCATGACGGTTCAGGAGGTGTGCCATTTACTCTACTTGGATCAGAAGAATCTCGTAGGGGCCAAGAAGGCGCTGCGTATCCAGGCGCTCTCACCCGGATGGCGGGGTTCTTTTGAAGAACGACTAACCAAAGCGGGAGTTCCTATTGAGCACGGCGAAGAAGCCAAAGAGGGAGAAAAGTGCTGTGGTCCGTGA